CAGCGTCGGCGGCATAGCCGGGCAGCTTCAAGGTCACCTGAGGCAGCTGAGCCAGCACGCTGGCGGTGGCGGTACCGTGCTGCATCCCCATGCCCTCGGCGTAGGTCACGATACGATGGGTGGGCTTGCCGGGGTAGCCGCCCACCTTGATGGCGCCGTTCAGCTCATAGGTCAGGCCCTCCTGATCCGCCGGAACGGTGATGGAGATGCGCTGACGGGCGGGGTTGCCGCTGAAGTCATACACGCCGTAGTAGCTGCCGGGATTGGACTGGAAGGAGTTGCCGTCGCCGTCGGTGTAGTACAGGGAGAAGTTGTGGTTATACACACCCGCCATCTTCTCCTTGGGGCTCACCAGCCCGGTAAACTGCAGCTGCACCGTCTCGCCGGGCTTGACCTCGGCATTCTCCGGCAGCTCATTGCCCTCGGCGTCCAACAGCTTGTAGCTGACGCCACGGGCGGTGATGACCTGATAGGTGGCCACGCCGTCCTTTTCTACCCGGACGATATGGCGGCCGGTGGTGAGGTTCGCCACCGTCACGGCGCCGGTCTCGGCGTCCACGGTGACCCCCTCGGAGGTAAAGCCGTTGAAGGTCATGGTCTTACCCACGGTGGAGCGGGCCACGGTAACGGTGCAGCCGCTCTCCGGAGTGAAGGTGTAGCTGGCGCCGTCGGTGCCCAGATAGAACAGGATGTCGTGCTCGGCATCCAGCTGCTTCTGCTCGTCCTTGGTGACGCCGACATCCATACGATCCATGAGCATATTGGTCTGGATGGCGGTGCCGTCAGCACCCACGGACACCACAAACACACCGGTGAACTCCGGCCAGATGGCGGAGAAGGTCTTATCGGCGGTGCTGCTCTGCCCCTGCTTATGGGTCATGGCGTCGTAGGTGACCTTCACCAGCGCCGTACCCTGATGGTTGGCGGTCATATAGGCCAGGCAGCTGTTGTCGGCATTGGGAGCGATGCTCACCACGTCGCTGGGCTTACCGTCGAAGTCCACCACCTCGTAGTGGGCATCCGGCAGGGCGATCTTGGCGTTCATGAAGCCCTCAATGGCCTGCCAGTTACGGAACACATCCAACTCATAGGTGTCGCCGGCGTTCATGTTCATGTAGCCCTTGGCGTTGATGTTCAGATACACGTTGCCCAGATCGTAGGTATTCTTATCGAACCGGCTGACGGTATCCTTGTTGAAATCGTCGTCCATATGCAGATCGGCACGGGTCACGACGATATCCTGATCGGCGGTCCACTTGTTGAAGTCCCAATAGGTCACACCGTCGGGATTCTGCACCCGAACGAAGTGGTTCAGGCTGGTCTCCGGCACCCGATAGGTCACGGTGACGGTGTCGCCGTCCTGAGTGGAGATGCTGTTCTCCTGCGGACGGAGGAACTCATAGGTATAGTAGTTGCCGAAGGTACCCACGCTGACGGTAGAGCCGGCAGGAGCCGTCACCTTCACAGCAAAGGCCTTGGGTACGGAGATATCGAAGGACTGAGCGCCGCCGCCCACCTTCGTGACAACGGTCTTGGTGCCAACGTTGTAATTCGCAGTGTGCTCCTCGGAGGGGATCAGGTTCACCGTCACGGTATCCGTCTCCACGAAGATACCCGTGGTGCGGAGGTTGCCGTAAACGGTTCCGCTGCCCAGCGTGGCAGTGCGCTTCACGCCGTCGGCGGTGGTCAGCTGATAGTCGATGGTGTAGTCGGTGCCTGCCACCCAGCCGCTGTTGCGGGCATAGATCTCATAGGCACGCTGTACGGAAACAGAGGTGGTATCATCAGCGATGACCATCTCCATGCCGCCGTTGCAGTCCTTGTTGGCGTCGTAGCCCTCCACCCAATAGGTGCCGGAGGCCAGCTTTGCTGTGTACTTCAGCCCGTAGCCGTCCGCCTCGGTGCTGATGCCGGACAGCAGATCCTGCGTCCCCTTCACGCCATCCTTGTAGGTGTACAGCTTCAGGCTGTTCAGCTGTGCGTTGTGCAGGCCCTTCAGCTCCACAGTATGTGCGTTGCCGGTGACCATCTGGATGGGAGCGCTGGGGTTCATCAGCGCATAGGTCGTATGCGTGTGATAGGTGGCGGTGGTGGCCACCAGATAACCGGTCGCCACACCCTCCACCACGGTGAAGGTCGCCTTGCCGTTTTCATCGGTCACCACGCCGTCAATGGGCTTAATGGTGCCGGTGGTCATATCCAGCCATGCCAGGCCTACGCCCTCCAGCGGCTGGGCATTGGCCTGCGTGGCGTCGGGATCCAGTGCCTTCACGCCCTTGACGGTAACGGTGATGTCCTCACCGGAGGTCATGGTGGCCGGAACGTCCAGCCAGGTGTAGTAGTCGTTCTGGTTCTCGGCGTCGCTGCCCACAAAGTAGTCCAGCACATCGCCGTCCAGCAGCTTGGTATCCGTCACCTTGGGCCGGGCAGTGCCTGCCTCATTGGTGGGGAAATCGTTGTTGATATAGAAGCCGTGGAAGCCGGTCTCACGGCCAAAGACCTTGCTCTCCCAATCGGTGTTGGGATCAATGACCAGATATTGCTTGGCCGTTGCCGGGGTAAACTTATCCCCATAAACCATCTCATGGGCCGCCACCAGCGCATCCAGCACGGAGACGCCCTCCACCTTGTCGGTGAAGCCGTACTTCTCGGCGGTATTGCTGGCCACCTGCACCTCGCTGATGCTGTGCAGATAGGCGTTGTCCGCCTGAGAGCGGATGGTCAGCCCCAGCGTCTCCACGGGCTTGCCCGCCACCTTGCGGATGTAGTCGCTGGGATTCATCAGAGCGTACACGTCATCGCCGCTCTGGGCTACCAGATAGCCGGTGGCCTCGCTGCCCACGGTGAAGGTGGCCTGACCGTCCTTGTCCGTCACAACATCCTTGATGGGCTTGATGTAGCCGTCTGCGTCCACCCAAGCCAGACCCACGCCCTCCAGGGGCCGGGCAGCGGCCTTCAGCTCCGCAGCATCCTTATAGCGATAGCCCTCCACGGCATAGAAGCCCTTCACCGTCACGGTGATGGCCTCACCCGTCACCATGGTCTCCGGGACATCGATCCACGTATAGTAGTCGGAATAAGCATCCTCGTCGGCATAGAAGAAGAAATCCACGGTGTCGCCGTCCTTGAGCTTGGTGTTGACCACCGTGGTGCCATTATAGCCGGGGCCGGAGGGTGCCTTGGTGCCGTCATTGGGATAGCCGGCGTTGACATAGAAGCCGCAGACATAGGTCTCCGTGCCGTACAGCTTGGTGATAAAGCCGCTGCTGCTGACCTCCAGGAAATCCTTGGCGGTTTCCGGGGTAAAGTCGTCGCCGAAGGTCAGCTCGTGGGAGACCACCAGCGCATCCAGAGCGGAAACGCCCTCCACCTTGTCGGTGTAGCCGTACTTCTCCGCCTCACCGCCGGTAAGCTCACTCACCATGGGCTGGTGCAGCCATGCGCCGCCGTCCTGCGCCCGAACCAGCACCTTGGTGTTGGCGGGAGTAACAGGCTTGTCGTCCGACTTCACCTTCACGTTGACGGTGTAGACCTGTGCCGGCTCATTGTCGTTGTTCATATTGGGCCAGCTGGGGTCGCCGCACTTGACGGTGATGGTGGTACCGTCCACAGTGGGAACCATCGCCGTGCGCTTATACTCCGTCTCGCCCACATAGGTCCTGACCTGATAGTTCTTGTTGCTGGCGGTGGGGGTGACCAGCACGCTGTCGGTCCCCTTGTCCACCGTCAGGGTATACTCATGGGTGTCCGGGTCGAAGGCGGGGGACAGCTCACCGGCGCTGAAGGTCAGGGCCTTCACCGTCTTGATGTGATTGTCCCAGCTGCCGCCCAGGTCGGCGCCGTAGCCATTGCGGGTATACATGATCCGGATCTCGTCGCCGGATCCCAGCGTTCCGTCCGCCACGGTGAAGGCCCCAAAGCCTTGGTTGGTGAACCAATCATTCAGGGTGCCCATCCAGCCGGACATGGAGCCGCCGTCGAATTCACCCAGACCCTCGATAGAGCTGATGTAGTTGTTCTCGGCGCCTGTCTGCTCGCAGCCGTTCTTTTCCAGTGCCTCTACCACACAGCCCATCATGGTAGAATCTTCATTCAGATCTATCCATTCCTCCACCAGTGTCCCTTCCCAGGGAGCGCCCTCGGCTTCCGGGTAGGTGGTGTTCTCCACGATGACATGAACCTGTCCGTCGTGGTTGTCCGCCGCAAAAACGCTCATGGGTACCAGAGACAGTACCATCACCAGCGTCAGAAGCAGCGATACAATGCGTTTCTTCATTCGTTTTTGTCCTCTCTTTTACAAATTTATTTTGAAGGCGGATGCCCAAAAAATACAGTACACATAAGAAGGAGGCGGGAGGGGTGGCTGAAACCCCTCCTGCCCTTATGGAAATGGACGGTTTGACCGCCCCTCGGCTTGCGTTTTTGTTCCATGCGGGCCTGTGGCTGCCGGCACCGCACGAAAAGCACCCCCTGCCCATGGCAGAAAGTCCTGTTTTCGCTTTTGCGCAACAAAAAAGCACGATCCAAGCGGGACCGTGCAAGCTGCAAAGCGTTTCACGATTCGGCTTCGGTGATGGCAAAACCAAGGCACAGAGCTCGGTGTATCTGACTTATCCTGTCTCAGCAGGCATCACAGTGACCAACTCGCCGGGCTTCTCACCCGATTCCGCCGCCGACGCACAAGGCGCCGGACGCTCTGTCCTTTTATTGACTTGCCCCCATTATATACGCCCCGGCGACAAAAAGCAAGCACTATTTTTTCTTTTCGCCGGAATGGCCGCCATTCTACCGTGGAGAACGGATTGACACAAAAAGGCACAGACTTTATTGGGCCGCTGAAAATTCTCTCATATGCTAAGCCTGTCATTCCGAGACCAGTCCGCAGGCTGGTCGTGGGAATCCGTTCCCTCTTTGCAGGTTTTCTTTTTCGCTCCAGCGGGTGATTTTCTTTTGTAGGGCCCGTGCCTCCGGCGGCCCACTTTTCCCAGCAGCTGGAAAAGTGGGCAAAAGCACACACCGTCGTGTCAGCCGACTTCCAGCCACGTTGTGGCGTGAAAATCGGGACACTTCCTCGAAATCGCCTCGCTGTATCCGCCACAGGCGGCGCTTCGGCGGTTTCCTCGCAATGACACCATGCAAGGAAGTGTAGACTTTATTGGGCTGCCGAAAATTCTCTCATATGCTAAACCCGTCATTCCGAGACCAGTCCGCAGGCTGGTCGTGGGAATCCGTTCCCTCTTTGCAGGTTTTCTTTTTCGCTCCAGCGGGTGATTTTCTCTTGTAGGGAACGTGCCTCCGACGGCCCACTTTTCCCACCATCTGGAAAAGTGGGCAAAAGCACACACCGTCGTGTCAGCCGATTTCCAGCCACGTTGTGGCGTGAAAATCGGGACACTTCCTCGAAACCACCTCGCTTCATCCGCCACAGGCGGCGCTTCGGCGGTTTCCTCGCAATGACACCATGCAAGGAAGTGTAGACTTTATTGGGCCGCTGAAAATTCTCTCATATGCTAAATCCGTCATTCCGAGACCAGTCCGCAGGCTGGTCGTGGGAATCCGTTCCCTCTTTGCAGGTTTTCTTTTTCGCTCCAGCGGGTGATTTTCTTTTGTAGGGACCGTGCCTCCGACGGCCCTCTTTTCCCAGCAGTAGTTTCTTGTTTGCCTCCGGCGGCATACTTTTTGTCAACAGCGACAAAAAGTATGCAAAAAACGCCGTTTGAAACCGATGGTTTCAAAACTTCCTTTACCTCCAAGCGCTGCATTCGTTATGGGCCAAGGGAATTGACTCAGCAACAGCCCCGCTCCCGCTCCGGCGAAGGGGCGTGTGGGTCTATGGTTGGGAGTAGGGATTCCCACAGCCAGCGCTCACACTCCCCGTCCCCACAGTAGAACAGAAATCTCTTTCAACCACCCAGCGTAGCGGCAGCGTAAGTAGAAAATACGCCAATTCCCTGCTTCGGCGGGATTCAGGATGCAACTCTTGCACACAAAAGAGGAAGTCTTGAAACCTTAGGTTTCAAGTGGCGTTCTTTGGTAACTTTCTTTCGCTATTGAAAGAAAGTTACCCGTCGGAGACAACAAAAAAGAGAAATATCATGGACCGCTGAAAGCTACCTTCACAAATATAGCCCACCATTGCGAAGCCAGCGCTCACACCGCCCGTGGCAATCCGTCCCCCACGGTAGAGCATCAGGCTTCTTCAACTGCCCACGTAGCGGCAGCGTAAGTAGAAATACGCCACTTCCCTGCTTCGGCGGGATTCAGGATGCAGCTCTTGCACACAAAAGAGGAAGTCTTGAAACCTTAGGTTTCAAGTGGCGTTCTTTGATAACTTTCTTTCGCTATTGAAAGAAAGTTACCCGTCGGAGACAACAAAAAAGAGAAGGATCATGGACCGCTGAAGGCACAAACGGAATCTTCGACAGACTTTTTGCTTGGGAACCCATCTCCGCATAGAACAAGAGACCGGCAGGGATGCCGGTCTCTTGTAAAAAGCCTTTCTTGCCGTGGAACCGGTGCAGCCGGACGACGCAGGCAGAACATATCTCCCGCCTTTACAGATCCTCCTGCGTGGCCACCGCCGTACCGCCCAGCCCGAAGTCCTCCTCCACGCTGCCGCCGTCCCGGCGCAGCATGGTCTCCATCACCCGGATATCGCTGTCCACATCCATGGCGTCGGCGTGGTACAGGGCATCCAGCTGGCGCTCGAAGCCCGCCATGATGCTGTCCATGGTGCGGCGGATCTTCTCCTTTGCCTGGGTAAGGTTCTCGCCGCTGACCCCCGCCTCCTCG
The genomic region above belongs to Vescimonas coprocola and contains:
- a CDS encoding DUF4430 domain-containing protein — protein: MKKRIVSLLLTLVMVLSLVPMSVFAADNHDGQVHVIVENTTYPEAEGAPWEGTLVEEWIDLNEDSTMMGCVVEALEKNGCEQTGAENNYISSIEGLGEFDGGSMSGWMGTLNDWFTNQGFGAFTVADGTLGSGDEIRIMYTRNGYGADLGGSWDNHIKTVKALTFSAGELSPAFDPDTHEYTLTVDKGTDSVLVTPTASNKNYQVRTYVGETEYKRTAMVPTVDGTTITVKCGDPSWPNMNNDNEPAQVYTVNVKVKSDDKPVTPANTKVLVRAQDGGAWLHQPMVSELTGGEAEKYGYTDKVEGVSALDALVVSHELTFGDDFTPETAKDFLEVSSSGFITKLYGTETYVCGFYVNAGYPNDGTKAPSGPGYNGTTVVNTKLKDGDTVDFFFYADEDAYSDYYTWIDVPETMVTGEAITVTVKGFYAVEGYRYKDAAELKAAARPLEGVGLAWVDADGYIKPIKDVVTDKDGQATFTVGSEATGYLVAQSGDDVYALMNPSDYIRKVAGKPVETLGLTIRSQADNAYLHSISEVQVASNTAEKYGFTDKVEGVSVLDALVAAHEMVYGDKFTPATAKQYLVIDPNTDWESKVFGRETGFHGFYINNDFPTNEAGTARPKVTDTKLLDGDVLDYFVGSDAENQNDYYTWLDVPATMTSGEDITVTVKGVKALDPDATQANAQPLEGVGLAWLDMTTGTIKPIDGVVTDENGKATFTVVEGVATGYLVATTATYHTHTTYALMNPSAPIQMVTGNAHTVELKGLHNAQLNSLKLYTYKDGVKGTQDLLSGISTEADGYGLKYTAKLASGTYWVEGYDANKDCNGGMEMVIADDTTSVSVQRAYEIYARNSGWVAGTDYTIDYQLTTADGVKRTATLGSGTVYGNLRTTGIFVETDTVTVNLIPSEEHTANYNVGTKTVVTKVGGGAQSFDISVPKAFAVKVTAPAGSTVSVGTFGNYYTYEFLRPQENSISTQDGDTVTVTYRVPETSLNHFVRVQNPDGVTYWDFNKWTADQDIVVTRADLHMDDDFNKDTVSRFDKNTYDLGNVYLNINAKGYMNMNAGDTYELDVFRNWQAIEGFMNAKIALPDAHYEVVDFDGKPSDVVSIAPNADNSCLAYMTANHQGTALVKVTYDAMTHKQGQSSTADKTFSAIWPEFTGVFVVSVGADGTAIQTNMLMDRMDVGVTKDEQKQLDAEHDILFYLGTDGASYTFTPESGCTVTVARSTVGKTMTFNGFTSEGVTVDAETGAVTVANLTTGRHIVRVEKDGVATYQVITARGVSYKLLDAEGNELPENAEVKPGETVQLQFTGLVSPKEKMAGVYNHNFSLYYTDGDGNSFQSNPGSYYGVYDFSGNPARQRISITVPADQEGLTYELNGAIKVGGYPGKPTHRIVTYAEGMGMQHGTATASVLAQLPQVTLKLPGYAADAVEKLIDAIGTVTLDSEEAIKAARGAYDALTEEQKAQVGNYQTLLDAEAKLADLKAVDAVEKLIDAIGTVTLDSEEAIKAARDAYDALTDAQKELVGNYQTLLDAEAKLADLKAVDAVEKLIDAIGTVTLDSEEAIKAARDAYDALTDAQKELVGNYQTLLDAEAKLADLKAADAVEKLIDAIGTVTLDSEEAIKAARDAYDALTDAQKEQVGNYQTLLGAEAKLAQLKKDAEKPSQPEQPDKPATGDAGVALWLTVMCMTTLLGAALVGKKRKA